In one Fusarium keratoplasticum isolate Fu6.1 chromosome 5, whole genome shotgun sequence genomic region, the following are encoded:
- a CDS encoding Zn(2)-C6 fungal-type domain-containing protein gives MPIPDCDGALPSCAFCRISALQCTFEIAPKKRGRKPANTLTSSPASQLESPEPAAPLHLAQASDKLRVSYLLEPGVEASIQASDSLPLCVIKRSREIKSALLTKLQALVPSTTPLYIVDKCIRLFTQYLFPAAPLCHEPSLWQSANQFFKNPQLDAAAGKDALTSLRAYTLLSALCASIASIHRDAVIGPQTLDVAAALYTASRETFQLYEDIDLEYPDSSSLSIRSLHSSAIQQLTGKSQLAYRVVGQARLLALDLRLYDETSLASYPPLEAQLLRNNFWHLLTSDHTAAALGTRPYLLHEALFDPGLTVNPYQQEPAPMLDYGRYENSPQLEKQVIDGFYMGCRMRHIAAKLMWALRSKSRDDRYEKNDDSSIASVSDLPDMWHEFSHILDGYNPKLAPEDGGNLASSQQDFIRQYQNETLFTQTTQLRIAMHALRMAILRHCIVYKVAGLLGPGWSDESLLVSKMVEGGRDFVSTLIELPIHHLQTMGEPWIEQIRLAGSVLLELSQNQDGDVKEEAGIQLTRLVDVLSRLNSKATDELVFEGV, from the exons ATGCCGATACCAGAT TGTGACGGAGCACTACCATCATGTGCTTTCTGCCGTATATCTGCTCTTCAATGTACTTTCGAGATTGCGCCCAAGAAGAGGGGCCGGAAACCTGCGAATACCTTGACGAGTTCCCCGGCGTCTCAGCTTGAGTCTCCTGAACCTGCGGCTCCTCTTCACCTTGCCCAAGCATCAGACAAGCTTCGAGTTTCCTACCTGTTAGAACCCGGAGTCGAAGCTTCTATTCAAGCCTCTGATTCTTTACCGCTTTGCGTGATCAAGCGTTCAAGAGAGATCAAGTCGGCCCTGTTAACCAAGCTACAAGCGTTGGTCCCATCCACCACTCCCTTGTACATCGTTGACAAGTGCATCCGTCTCTTCACTCAGTACCTATTCCCCGCAGCTCCACTCTGCCATGAGCCATCTCTATGGCAGAGCGCGAACCAGTTTTTCAAAAATCCGCAACTAGATGCTGCAGCTGGAAAGGATGCGCTCACATCATTACGAGCATATACACTCCTCTCAGCGCTCTGCGCATCCATCGCCAGCATTCATCGCGATGCTGTTATTGGACCGCAAACTCTAGATGTTGCTGCAGCCTTATACACAGCGTCCAGAGAAACTTTTCAGCTATACGAGGATATCGATCTCGAATACCCGGACTCATCATCCCTATCAATCCGTTCACTTCACTCCAGCGCCATTCAGCAGTTGACTGGCAAGTCCCAGCTTGCATATCGTGTCGTCGGCCAAGCAAGGCTGCTAGCACTAGACCTACGGCTCTATGACGAGACAAGTCTGGCGAGTTATCCGCCATTGGAGGCACAACTACTTCGCAACAACTTTTGGCATCTCTTGACTTCGGATCATACGGCCGCTGCTCTGGGGACTCGGCCATATCTATTACACGAGGCTCTATTCGATCCCGGCCTGACCGTGAACCCCTATCAACAAGAACCAGCGCCCATGTTGGATTATGGGCGATACGAAAACTCGCCACAGCTTGAGAAACAAGTGATCGATGGCTTCTACATGGGCTGTCGCATGAGGCACATTGCAGCCAAGTTGATGTGGGCGTTGAGGTCAAAGTCGCGTGACGACCGTTATGAAAAGAACGATGACTCCAGCATTGCTTCTGTCAGTGATTTACCAGACATGTGGCACGAGTTTTCCCACATCTTGGACGGTTACAACCCAAAATTAGCACCAGAAGATGGCGGAAATCTTGCTTCATCGCAGCAAGATTTCATCAGGCAGTATCAGAATGAGACCCTGTTCACGCAGACGACCCAGCTCCGGATCGCTATGCACGCCTTGAGAATGGCCATATTACGACACTGCATCGTCTACAAGGTAGCTGGGCTTCTGGGGCCAGGCTGGAGTGATGAATCACTGCTTGTCAGCAAAATGGTTGAAGGAGGTCGTGACTTTGTCAGCACCTTGATTGAGTTGCCGATCCACCACTTGCAGACCATGGGAGAACCTTGG ATTGAGCAGATACGGCTGGCGGGGAGTGTATTGTTGGAGCTGTCGCAGAACCAGGATGGTGATGTAAAGGAAGAAGCAGGCATTCAACTGACGCGCCTCGTCGATGTTCTATCCAGGCTGAACTCGAAAGCAACCGATGAGCTTGTTTTCGAGGGCGTTTAA